CGGTCGACCAGCTGGGCGACCCGCCAGGCGGGGGCGTTCGAGCCGAAGTACGTCGGCTCCGAGGCGTGCCCGTAGACGACCAGCTCGTTGGGCGGCGGGAAGAGTGCGGACAGCGAGCGCCGCGTGTTCATGCTGTAGCGGACCGGGAAGACGTCCTCGGCCTTGCGGTGGGGCTGCAGCCGCTTGAGCACCCGGGTGTGCAGGTCGTTGGGGACGGCGCGCGCGCCGATGCCGATGATCCCCCACTTGTTGGGCGTGCGGGCGGCCAGCCAGCCGCCGGGCTTGAGCACGCGCAGCAGCTCGGAGGAGACCTGGACGGCGTCCTCCTCGGCGATGTGCTCGAGGACGTGGTCGGCGACGACGAGGTCGAACTCGGCGTCGCCGAACGGGATCTTGGCGCCGGGCTCGATCACCTGCGCGGACCTCAGCGTCGGGTTGTCGAGGACGACCGGGTCCACGTCGACGCCGTGCACCTCGGCGACCCGCTCGTGGAAGCCGCGCAGCTTGCGATGCAGCTCCGGGAACGGCTCGATCGCCCACAGGCCGCGGCCGGCGCCGAAGTCGAGGACCCGGCTGTCCGCGTCGAGCAGTGCGTTGACCCGGGTGTAGAACTCGATGAACCCGTCGTGGCGGGTGTACCCGCCGGCGCGCACCTCGGGGTAGAGCCGGGAGAGCGTCTCACCCGGGCGGAACGTGGAGTCTGCGTTGTTCCCGTCGTTCACGGCCACACCTTATTTCTGGAGGTCCGCGAGCAGGGCGTCCACGGACGCCAGCACTCGCGCTGGGGGGATGGTGACGTCGTCGAGGACGCCCTGGTTCGGGCCGTTCGGCCCGGCGGCCGGCTCGGCGACGAGGTAGCGGTAGTCGGCGCCGACGGCCTGGCAGATCGCCCACAGCCCGAGGTGCACGTACGTCGACGCGAACATCTCGAGCACCCGCACTCCCGGACGGGAGAAGGTGAGGTTGGTCAGCGCCGCGCCGTGCGGCGAGACGACGACATCGGCACCGTGGAACAGGTCGATCTGCTCCTGGACGCTGTGCTGGCCGGGGTCGATGCGCGTGAAGCCTCGCCTCTCCAGCTCGGGCCACAGGGCCGCCTCCTCGACGTAGCGCCGGGTGCGGGGGGTCGTGCCGCGGGTGACGTAGAGCCGGCGCGGGGTGTCGGTCGCACCCGAGGCGGGCAGCCGGTCGCGCAGCCACCGGACGGTGGCGGGCGGGGCCTGGAGCGCCCAGTTCGGGTTGCTCGGCACGAGCAGCCGGTCGGCGGACACGGTGCGGCCGCGCTCGGGCTGGATCAGCCGGGTGGTGACCCCGGCGAGCTCGAGCAGCTGCTTCTGGTACCGCGTCCGGTGCGGCACGACGACCGCATCGGCCTCCTTGAGGGCCCGCTCCCCCATCGTCTCCTCGAGCACCGCCAGGCGGCCGAGGGCGTCGTAGAGGAAGTGGTAGTAGTTCTCGGACGTGCCGCGGGCGGTCAGGCTCAGCACCGTGCCGTCGACGTGCTCGGTGGGACCGAGGGTCGGTCGCAGGAAGATCGGGTGCTCGCGCCAGTCGAAGACTCCGAAGTAGGTGCTGGTCTCGTGGTCGAGGACCTTGGTCGGCGTGGTGGCAGCGGCGTAGTCGCCGCTGAGCCGCCCGCCGGCGATCTCGAGGGTGAAGGTCGCCGGCACCGTGGTGGCCGGGACCTTCGGCGTCGGGACCGTGGCGGCGTGGATCGCCTCGAACAGCCAGTGCCCGGCGGGCTCGCCGAGCGTCGCCGGGCGGACCCAGCTCTCCGCGGGGCTGCCCGGGTGCAGGGTGACGCCGGGCTCGCGTGCGGTCTCGGTCGCGGACTCCGTCGCCCGCCGCGGGACGCCACGGGCTCCGAGCAGCGGCGACACCAGGCGGAACAGGTGCCCGAGCAGGCGGGTCGCCAGCAGGTGCAGGCGCTTGAACAGCGGCCACCAGGGGCGCAGCCAGGTCGGCAGGCTCATCGGGGCCCCCGCGGAGTTGTGCGCCGGAGGAGCGAAGCGGGGGAGGTGCAGAACTGCGTGGGGTGATTCATCGGGCCACCAGCCGCCGCACGACGGCCCAGACCGGGCGGAAGCGCACGATCCGGCCGATGATCGCCCGCATCCACAGCGGCTTGATGATCCGCTTGACCGCGCGCGAGAGGCGGCCGTCGATCTGCAGCAGGACCAGCTCG
This genomic interval from Nocardioides kongjuensis contains the following:
- a CDS encoding methyltransferase domain-containing protein; the encoded protein is MNDGNNADSTFRPGETLSRLYPEVRAGGYTRHDGFIEFYTRVNALLDADSRVLDFGAGRGLWAIEPFPELHRKLRGFHERVAEVHGVDVDPVVLDNPTLRSAQVIEPGAKIPFGDAEFDLVVADHVLEHIAEEDAVQVSSELLRVLKPGGWLAARTPNKWGIIGIGARAVPNDLHTRVLKRLQPHRKAEDVFPVRYSMNTRRSLSALFPPPNELVVYGHASEPTYFGSNAPAWRVAQLVDRLTPPALAPTLMVFVRKG
- a CDS encoding glycosyltransferase family 61 protein; this encodes MSLPTWLRPWWPLFKRLHLLATRLLGHLFRLVSPLLGARGVPRRATESATETAREPGVTLHPGSPAESWVRPATLGEPAGHWLFEAIHAATVPTPKVPATTVPATFTLEIAGGRLSGDYAAATTPTKVLDHETSTYFGVFDWREHPIFLRPTLGPTEHVDGTVLSLTARGTSENYYHFLYDALGRLAVLEETMGERALKEADAVVVPHRTRYQKQLLELAGVTTRLIQPERGRTVSADRLLVPSNPNWALQAPPATVRWLRDRLPASGATDTPRRLYVTRGTTPRTRRYVEEAALWPELERRGFTRIDPGQHSVQEQIDLFHGADVVVSPHGAALTNLTFSRPGVRVLEMFASTYVHLGLWAICQAVGADYRYLVAEPAAGPNGPNQGVLDDVTIPPARVLASVDALLADLQK